The genome window CGTTTGCCGATAAGGACGAGTTTGAGCGGGTTCACAACGCTATCAGAGGCAACCGGGCCAGGATGAGTCTGGTCGAGCAGGATGCAGAGACTGAGGAGGTGACATTGGCCATTTGGGTCTACCCTTCTAAAATAGCAAACTTGGGGAACCTTACCGGGGAGCCTGAGAGATTTGATATCACAATATAAGTCTTGCTACCTTCCACATCTGATGATGCCTTGTCTTTGTGCTTTCAATCTCTTTCATATTCAACTCCAAACGCCATGCTTTGAAGACCAAATCGCACCGGACAAAACATCGCCTCCGATCATAATCTGCCAGCAATTTTCATTTTCTCGACCGCTCAACGCCTATCCCCAcggtcctcatcatcataatCGTCCCGATCGCTTCCGCGTCTCCTCTCTGGGTACCTGTCCCGGCTAATGCTCCGCTCCCTGTACCTATCCCGGCCACCATCCCGCCCTTTCGGTATCTCCTGACTGACACTCCGCTCCCTATACCTGTCCCGGCTAACACTCCTCTCCCTATACCTCTCCCGACTGCCACTCCGCTCCCTATACCTCTCCCGACTACCACTCCGCTCCCTATACCGCTCTCCACTCGGGCTTCTCTCCCGGTACCTCTCCTGACTatcctccctttccctctcaccacccctctccttcctcctctccctctccctcggcgGAGCCCTATCTCtcacagcctcctcctcctgtctcaccaccccctcacccataccccctttcttcctctcctcctgcctcctccaATGCCCCCCCTCTTCATAATCCTTACTAATTCTCAACGCCTGCCTCAACCGTTCactctccttcatcttggcATCTGCCAATTCATGAACCTG of Podospora pseudopauciseta strain CBS 411.78 chromosome 7 map unlocalized CBS411.78m_7, whole genome shotgun sequence contains these proteins:
- the CWC21 gene encoding RNA-splicing factor (EggNog:ENOG503P7G6; COG:A), whose product is MSDNVGLSTPRGSGTSGYVQRNLAHPHHHQSSRLNPYSRPPPPTSSLQTQRKPDQGLLDHDRKRQIEVKVFALRDELEEAGELTEEQIDEKCDELREKLKKEAEKGGGTGVGPRRNIKSFQVHELADAKMKESERLRQALRISKDYEEGGHWRRQEERKKGGMGEGVVRQEEEAVRDRAPPRERERRKERGGEREREDSQERYRERSPSGERYRERSGSRERYRERSGSRERYRERSVSRDRYRERSVSQEIPKGRDGGRDRYRERSISRDRYPERRRGSDRDDYDDEDRGDRR